The following are from one region of the Actinoplanes sp. L3-i22 genome:
- a CDS encoding NADPH-dependent FMN reductase — MTAIVVVSGNPRAGSRTSALAIAVGEAIAARLGAATPAVIEVGELGAGLLTKGDEPTAAAVAALAGADLLVVATPTYKGSYTGLLKVLLDQLPNQGLAGKRAVPVVTAGIAPQAAAAEALLRQLLVELGATVLQPGLPVVEADLPETAEIAQKYAAAAL, encoded by the coding sequence ATGACTGCAATCGTTGTGGTGTCCGGCAATCCCCGCGCCGGGTCCCGGACCTCGGCCCTGGCCATCGCGGTCGGCGAGGCGATCGCCGCCCGGCTCGGCGCGGCCACGCCCGCCGTGATCGAGGTGGGCGAGCTCGGCGCCGGCCTGCTGACCAAGGGCGACGAGCCGACCGCCGCCGCGGTGGCCGCGCTCGCCGGGGCGGACCTGCTGGTGGTGGCGACCCCGACGTACAAGGGCAGCTACACCGGGCTGCTCAAGGTGCTGCTCGACCAGCTGCCGAACCAGGGCCTGGCCGGGAAGCGGGCGGTGCCGGTGGTGACCGCCGGGATCGCGCCGCAGGCCGCCGCCGCCGAGGCGCTGCTCCGGCAGCTGCTGGTGGAGCTCGGGGCGACGGTCCTCCAGCCCGGCCTGCCGGTGGTCGAGGCCGACCTGCCGGAGACGGCGGAGATCGCCCAGAAGTACGCCGCGGCCGCCCTGTAA